The following nucleotide sequence is from Aedes aegypti strain LVP_AGWG chromosome 3, AaegL5.0 Primary Assembly, whole genome shotgun sequence.
CAATGTTAGTtattaattgaaaataaatcaaatcaaaagttaAGCACTACAAAACGTTGTTGGCATTGCTTTATATTTCTTAAATGTGATTTAAACTCATTATTTTACGTCTTCAGTTTTCATGAACAGATGCCGTGTTGCAACGAACGTAATTGTGTGATGTATGTAGCTCCATGGAACCTTAATACTCGGATGTTAGCGACCTGTGGTTATAAGGCACTCTTAAGAAGTCTGAAAATAAACCGCAAATGAGGATAAGATAAGATTCCAAGTGAAATTACCTGTAATTTACACGCAGCAATGTTTTCCAAACCACGCTGCCGCCACCATGATGTTTACGTTAAGATTTACAagattaatttgacgtttaggAGCATTCCCTTTTCGTCTGATATATCAGAcaataattgaatgattttcggtATGGGACATGGGAGAACTAATAATCCATCATAAATTGCATGATAATCATTTGTGTTATCATCATTCGATTTTCTGCAGAATGTAATTCTGTTATGTTCTAATATTCATCTCtaatttggatgatttttgttcaataaatagTGGATGCATCATATTCTTTCATAGTCATTCAAAATGAAGAATATGAAGTTTTATAACCATGtgaattacaaatcattcaatgtGCGACCGGAGGTTTCGTTCgttgctcggagaagcgcccaagccatcgtcatcgccgccgcaaatcaactttgcgtcttcctcttccgacgacacaaattgaactgtgacggcgggagcaaacgcaaagcgaaaatgactcgcccgaccgtgttcaccacggtagacacaacaaggtaggctattcccacgtgtaaacaacgattttccatcaaaacatgtgtcgtcattcctatcgtcaagcatgaggccttgaggatagtaaaggagagcaggcattgctttcttttgcactcgttcgagtttgcgataggaatgacgtcactgccaaatgtcatttttcggagtataataccttgcttctttttaccgtggtgttcacagtccgaccgcaaaaagaagactgagggaagaagcaggaccggtgcgcttttatagtcaaggctggtagcgagtcactttttagtgacttggtcacttttttgaggctagtcactttaaagtctcttttctgaagccatttcaactaaagtcacttttttcgtcaataagtcacttttttcaactattttgagctaatttttcgggagaaaattttgaatcggccttcttaatttaggctaagttttaagttttaagcttCTAcctaaaaaatcctggaaaacctggaattatcagggaattttattcaacctgaaaaaaaaaacctggaatcaTCAGAGGATTTCGGCTATACGCAGGAAAAAAACCTCGAACCAGTAATTATTATGACagaatatgtcctttttgtaacacaacacacttctcgatgttctacatctcgatatctctccttatgtcgatgattgtTTCGGTCCTTTGattctgcatacaatttctctctccatatctcgatatcctccttatctcgatatctacatatctcgatgtgttcctgttgattgtttgatcccaattttctctccatatgtcgatatgaacattatctaaggttactagaccagatttaagcgattcagaacaatttggaaacttgaaatgaagtttgtttgtttattattttcctagtaacggagtgattttcaatctagtgttcattaaattactgttctttgtctcgatctctccctatctcgatggtcccttcgatatcgagatgtggagaggcgactgtaattcactttaaattatttttaatattccgaATAACTTGTTTAAATAACGAAGTAGGGCTTAGGATTGCTAAGATGAGAAAGGCAAATACGATTCCCAGTTCTAGTTGGGTATCtttcatgagcatatgaaataaataatatttgtagGAAAAGATTAAAGCTAGTAAAAATAGTATTATTTCAGGTAAGCAGATCTTTTTTAAAGGCTTGGATACTATTTCAATGCATATCtctaaaatgtgtttatttttagttaaggtctctaaagacattataatcaatatggtatctaaagtcacttttttgccataaccctctctttcccatggtagctccagagctcaaTTAGTTTTTGACGAACTTGAGGCAAACCGAACCAGAGGAATACTATGCATTAgtttctacagtcaactctccataactcgatattgaaggggacatcgagtaagggaggtatcgaattatggaacacaaaaccagtgcaaatgcgatctgAGGGACCATCGCAGTAGccatcaaaacaaacttttactgtggttctctaactcgatatcgagatacgaaatatcgagtaagggagagctaACAGATAATCTAGATAGATTCTATACTTATCAAATTAATCCAAAAGTCAATCAGGTTACTATTGTAAAACAACcaacaaattttaaactgattttgaaaaaagtagaccctttgaaatattgttttttgaattACCTTGTATAAAAACGCATTTTCATAAAGAAACTGTCCGTTAAAGTCGTCGGAAATAGATGGTTAATCTGCTTGCAATGAATTCTGGTGCaacattctagaggctccagagaaaccttcagagactattacgtaactatttatccagagattccttctggaatactatcaagaactccaccaggaatgtcaccagcaatttttcaatagaagctcagaggaatttcttctcaattttatattaaaaattttagagtATTCCCACGCTACTACCTATAGTAATTTTCACACactctgaagaaaaaatctcagtatttcctccagatcactgattttttcacagatttcttcaatcgctacttctaggattcttcccGCATGCCCTACAGAAGTTTTTACCCAAAGGTTTATTatagagttttcgaaaaaaatcgacatttttacaagaaaccctacaataattTTTTCTACAGTTTTCATTTATTCCAGGCCTTTTtataaggattctctcaaaaattcatccaaaactactctctggaatttctcaaaacttacttaaggtattattggataaaatcttttccaagaattgctcGATGAATTGCATCTAGGATTCCTCATTAGattcctatagaaatttgtccagcatttcttcaaaatattattactgcggctcaaacacttcactgatatttttttcaaatacaagaCCTGCATAGATTTCAATTTCATTCAAGGTTCCACACTAGTTAATACAGCAATTATTTCAGTTATTGCTCCGACCATTGATGGATTAATATGCTTCTATTATCAtagaaatttatcaagaaatatatTCATCAAGAATTCGAGAGATCTTTCAGTTATCCTTGTAGGTATTCATCATTAtaactcacacaagtttcatcagaaattacactaggtttttttttttataaattcctcgtaaatttttcaaaatttctcacaaaaaatatgattttttttaatttttatttttttttcgttcgtggtttttcttaaaaaaacagATTGAATACATGAAGGTATATAATTTACGGCAAAACGAAAAGTTACTTGTCGTAATTTTACGAGGAAGTCTTAGAATGTGCATACCTTCCATTgaacttactgatggaaaatttcttccttaGTTTGAAGGACGCGATTTAAGCAATATTCCAATCAAATTCGATCTTCtgtcatcattttttatttgaaatatcgaATAATGCATAAAAATATTGACCTTATTAGGTAGTCTTCTACTGGAGTTTAAATGGAAAtgtgaaatgacaaaaattttaattatacaaatgttccaaattcttattaaaatttacaatataaaatattttggtaatataaaagacacaacattttgaaaatattgaaaatctacttaaaaggattatttacgtaaatataaaataacctgtttgaaaaaaattttaGGCGATATCTTGTAAATTTGGAAGCacaataaaaatgtccaaatatggtactcaactagacctactacctgcagaagatcatatggaatattccctatcatgattgatattgatcgtaaaacagtatactAGAATTGAAATAGGCTTGCtttttaagtcactttttcgaaaatagaaagtcactttttagtcacttatttctcaaatttggtcactaaaatgacttttttcggtaccaattcttgctaccagccctgtttaTAGTGGGAAACGgaacccaaaaatgtgcttgaacgttattggttagataagaaaggggtcaacattttacgatttttcaatagtttgttgccaataatcaataatgtcctccatttgaatcgacgcgtagataaattttcgatcgattgatgtataaatattgaaaatctatcgacaaatggctgagttattagcggtcaaaacctgaccatttttcgttacatgctcaatttttcgttttttgaaattgtacccccatatgttgccgaaggacgttatccaacgtcaaaaaaaagattgtatctgaatcaaattcaaattctttATTGCTAAGTAAACGAGTTAATAAGTTATCAACGAATGGCACGTCTGGCAATGGTCAGAGTTGGGTTGGCGTAAACTCCGGATTCCAGAACCCCGGGGGAGTCTCGTGCAGCTGCGCCAATCGGCATTCGCGGCAGTTCTGGGGCAGTTTACTCCGGGCCACGTCCGTCGAGTGGCCACAATTAAGCAAATGCTGAAATTGTCTCGTACAGTCCGAACAGCGTCGTTCATTGGGGACTGCCGGGGGCATTTTCAGCAAGGGCTTTCTTAACAGATTGAAGTCCGATCTCGGTGGGATAAGTTCTTCCTTTTTAATGTCCCGCTTGGATGGTCCCATGACGTTCAGCACCGACTTCCGGGCGTCGTCTTCCTTTCGGCGTTCCTCTCGGATGGCTTTCATAAACAGATCGGTCTTGTTCGGTTGTGTTTCCTCGATCGTAATGATCTCGTCCTGTGAGGGGGGCTTCACATAGAGAACACTGCTCGTATCGGAGTCCTGTGAGTCTTTCGCCAGAACCGGGGATGGTTTGGAAGACTTCGAAGGAGATTTTTTCTGCGTGAAGGGTTCTAATTTGATGCGAGGTGCTGGCTGAACCGGATGGGCAAATTGCTTCGATCGACTCAGACCCTTTTCCGCTTCCGAGAAATAGGTTTGATCGATATCGAAGTCCTCGTCGCCAGGAGTATCCCTCGCCTTGAACTTTGGCGGGGCAATTAGCGTGGATTGCTCTTTTTTCTTGGCACTCTTCAGGAACCGTGTGCCGCTGAGCGCCGTAGTCGAAGTTGGACTGGGAACCACAAACTCCTCGAAATAGGTCTCGTCGTCGTCCGCGAAAGATTTGTTCATGCAGTCCGGGAACTTCAGCTTGGTTTGTCGCATTCGAGTTCGGTTCAACAGCGATCCATCCTTCTTCGAACTGCTGGTCGGAGTCTTTCGCATGGAAATATCCATCTTCCCGCCGCTACTGCCGGGGGTCGTCTTCTTCGCCGTCCACTTCCCTACCGGTGGCATCAAATTCTCCTGCTCCTGACCCTTCGGTTTCGGAGTGGCCAGCTTTTGGCGCATCGGAAGCATTGCAGCCTGTTTGCTCGTTTCGGGCGACGTCTCGAAGCTACTCGAAAACCGACTCAAGGACAGAATACttttcttcgccttcttcttaTCACTCCCCGCTACCTTACACTCGTCCACCCGGACCGGATCCTTCTTCGGTGGAGTCTTGGGGACATTCTCCAGCTGTATTTTCACCGGTGACAAAGGCTCCCTTCGGGACGGGCTTTGAGTCAGGGCAAAAAACGAATCCTCCGTGTCCGGGAAGTCTATATTCTGGTCCAGGATGGAAGCCGACACTTCCGGGTTGCTCCGGTTCCGAGGCGTTTCCTTCTTCCGGATGACCGTGGCCGACGATGGCGAATCGAAGGACTGAGCTTTCCGGCGCTTGTGTGGGGAAGGAGATGAAAGTACCTTAGGTGGCGCTTTCAGCAGATCCAGCATTTCGTTGTAGCCGGAGTTGAGGTCGGCCATAAGAGTCTGCATACCTAAAAAGATTCGAAAATGGAAACGATCAGTGTTTAAGAGCGGAAGTAATCCTCGGTTCGCATACTTACACAGAACCGTTTCGATTACGTTGTCGAACATCCGGAGGAACTTGTGGTGAATCTTCCGATGGTCTTCGCACTTCTCAATCAGGATTTCGTGGTCACACATTTTCGAACTCTCACTCACTTACTGCTTTGATCTAAATAAAAGGCATCATATATACTAAGTTTTTAAGAAtaatctgttattttttttacttatttctgagcaaaaactaaaaataatcaaaccgAGCGCCAaagattgttttgttttgactTTCATGACGTTTCTTGGGTTGTGGAACATATGTGGAACGTATTCAGGGGGTAAGTGGACGGATCTTTGCGTGCCCGTGAAAACTATCTTAAGAGTCCAgagctgtgatgttaaagtcaccaaaatagctttggtgagcgaatttgacggatagcgccgacaatttttgtcgcataggattcatcgagtgtagcgcggttgttgcaccatggccagattcatttcccgagcgcgtgcacggaaagaaataacaattgtgattaaaaaaaaaaacagtagcggaaaatcaactccttcctataattgtttttaatccacttcgataccgtcaatccgcccccaaactggatggcgtacactcagcttaacgcaatttataattaagtattgagttgtatatattagtatatattagttgtggtgctagaggacatcttgaaaattcagtgagattctttcagaaacccttctgaaattattatatgtagttatttctttgatcgctctgatttttccaataacctccttgggacttcctattggactatcccagaaacccatcttgggttattatggaaatcctttcaggattctgctgtaaaattctggaattgtgccgtaaaattctggaattctgccgaaaatgatttaatgattgctttccagtgtaatggaatctattttaaaaatctgggttcggggattctcacaaaatttctcgggatttcttctggaaatccaatcgaaattattatttaaattctgatattttcctcgtaattcttcagtatttcttccgtgaaactctttgaaagttcttcaaaatccctttgagattctttccgaaaaatgtcttagattatacctattattctagaatactctcggaaagacgcctgagactataatcaaaaaaatctattatttcacttcactttcttccgtgcaaattcttgggattctttcggaaattcctctggaattcttttgtaaacccaatggaattctcccagaaatccctgtggaatacttccgaaaatcctgctaagaatcttccagatgacggggatttttttaaatctttatttatggaaatcatccgaaaattcctctgtaattgtttgtaaatcctccttatattcttacagaaatccttcttatattcttacagatttattgctattgattttattgtttctgcctgagataattttgtatatccagaattattccgaaaatttcttcgtgattctttagaatttttttctaagattttttgagaaaaaaaaactctgagattcttctggaaattcataaggaagtgtttttgatttttttcgtgatttatcattgattttccttgaaaattttcttaaatccttggcagaattttctgaaaatcccttttgacttcaaatggaaatcctccaagaaaactaccggacagccATGTTGGGCAACCCCCTGCAATGCGTGAATCCGCCCCTGCCCGACGAACAACGAGTGGGAGCTTTGTAGAGAAAAAGCACATTTTCAGTACTTTTGTATCCGTCAGTAAATAAACAAGTGAAAGAGTAGTCTCCGCGTTGATTTTCCTTTTTTACTACGGAATTCCCGTTTCCACTGCGTGTTTGGCCTTACTCTGTCCTTGGTCCGCCAACAGGTCATGGGCCCAGAGTAGGAAGCGTAAAAATCGGAACGATTGTGTTACGGAAGTCGCGGATTTTTTCGTCGCGAGTGTTTTTTCGTTGTTTGCACGCGAGCACACAACAGGAGGAGAAAATGGCGGAGCAGCGTTTCCCAATGCCAAAGCTGACGAACCACAACTATCAAGTGTGGAAATTTAAAATGGAAATGCTCCTAGTGAGGGAAGAGCTTTGGCATGTCGTGTCCGAAGCGAAGCCGGAGCCGGTGACACCGGAATGGACAAAAGCGGATACCAAGGCTCGTGCCACCATTGGTCTATGCATAGACGACAGTCAAACGAGCTTGGTACGGCGGTGTACTTCTGCAAAGGACGCTTGGAAATCCCTCAAAGACTATCACGACAAGGGATCGGAAGTGTATTTGTTGAAAAAGCTGACCCATCTCGAATTAGCGGAAGGAGGTGACATGGAGCAGCACTTGCAGGACTTCACTGAGTTGCTGCAGCGCATTGCTGACATCGGAGATGAAATTCCCAGAAAATGGCAAGTTGCGATGCTGTTGTGTTCTGTACCGGAATCATACGATGCCTTAGTGACAGCCCTCGAGCAGCGGACGGGTGACGAACTGACTCTTGAGTTCGTTAAGTCCAAACTGCTGGCAGAAGCAGAAAAACGACGAGAGCGATCGGgagctgctgttgctgctggcGGCAAAGCATTGAAAGCGGAATATCATCGCACACGTAGCCGTGGCGGAGGAAAATTCGTTGCTAGTGGTAGTGTCAACAATGAAAGTCGGGTATGTTACCACTGCAAACGACCGGGTCACTTGAAAAGGAATTGTCGACAGCTACAGAAGGAATCCCTCGATGAACCAGGAAAGAAGAAGGAAGGTAACGCcacgaagaaagaagaagatcctAAAGTGAAGCAAGTTCAAAGCGTACTGGAAGGACCAGTTGCTTGGATTGTCGGCCATGGAGAACCGTCCAGTTGGTTCGTTGACAGCGGGGCCTCCCGGCACATGACGGGGAATCGACAGTTCTTCAAGGATCTGAAGCCTACGAAGGGATTGAGTGTCACGCTGGCCGATGGTGAAAAAGCGGAGGTGGCAGGTATCGGAGCTGGTACGCTCGTTGCGGTTAACGGGCATGGAAAGGCCACCGAAGTTGCCATGGCAGATGTATTGTACGTACCCAAGCTGACAAGTGGTTTAATCTCGGTGAGTACCCTTACTAGTAAGAGTTTTCGGGTGACGTTCAATGAGCATGGCGGTGAAATTTGTAACATCGGTGGCGATGTGGTGGCTGTGGCCAGTCGCTATGGGAGTCTGTATAAGCTGTGCACACCGGAGCAAGCGTTGACTAGTGTGCAGCCATCTCATTCGTTGGAGTGTCAACACACTTGGCACCGTAGACTCGGACATCGAGATCCCGAAGCTGTCAAGGCAATTTTTGAGGATAGTCAAGCGGCCGGACCTAAATTGGTGGACTGTGGAATCAGAACGACTTGCCGTTGCTGCCTAGAGGGGAAAATGGCACGAACCCCTTTCCCGAAAGCAGTGGATCGTGGTTCGAAGGACGTATTGGACGTGGTACACACCGATATCAGTGGTCCGATGGTCAGTACTCCAAGTGGAAATAAATATTTCCTTACACTTATCGATGATTTTACTCGAATGGCGTTTGTGTTTCTTCTCCGGCAGAAATCTGATGCAGCCGGCAAGATACAAGAGTTCGTGGCGTTTTGTAAGACTCAATTCGGCAAGACGCCTCGCATTTTGCAATCCGATGGCGGAGGCGAGTATATAGGCCACGATCTGCAGAGCTTCCTGCGAAAGGAAGGGATTGTGAGTCAGTTAACAGCACCTTACTCTCCGCAACAGAATGGTGTGGCGGAGAGAAGGAATCGATATTTGAAGGAAATGGCTTTATGTATGTTGCGAGATGCTGGCCTAAATGAGAGGTTCTGGGGCGAAGCTGTACTCACGGCAGCATACATCCAAAACCGTGTACCGACGCGAACATTGGGAATGTCTCCATTCGAGAAGTGGTATCATCAGAAGCCATCCTACGATCGTTTTCGAATCTTTGGATGTGAAGCTTGGGTTCAAATTCCCGCCGAACGACGGAAGAAAATGGAGATCAAGGCTCGGAAGCTTATTTTTGTCGGGTATTCAAACCAGCATAAAGCTTACCGATTTCTAGACAAGTCAAATGACCGTATTATTATCAGCCGGGACGTCAAATTTATGGAAGACGTAACATGGGATAAGGAACCATCGACGAAAGCTGCTGAGCCGATTAAGGAGCAAGAGGAGTTTGTTGTGGAGCTAGATCCGTTGCAGCCAACTGAAGCTGAAGGCGCCGAAAATGTTTCGAACTACGAGAGTGCCGAAGACGAAGCGGATCAAGAACCAGATAGATCAACTACCGGACCCAGTGGAGTGCCTCGTCGGTCAAC
It contains:
- the LOC5573357 gene encoding muscle M-line assembly protein unc-89 yields the protein MCDHEILIEKCEDHRKIHHKFLRMFDNVIETVLCMQTLMADLNSGYNEMLDLLKAPPKVLSSPSPHKRRKAQSFDSPSSATVIRKKETPRNRSNPEVSASILDQNIDFPDTEDSFFALTQSPSRREPLSPVKIQLENVPKTPPKKDPVRVDECKVAGSDKKKAKKSILSLSRFSSSFETSPETSKQAAMLPMRQKLATPKPKGQEQENLMPPVGKWTAKKTTPGSSGGKMDISMRKTPTSSSKKDGSLLNRTRMRQTKLKFPDCMNKSFADDDETYFEEFVVPSPTSTTALSGTRFLKSAKKKEQSTLIAPPKFKARDTPGDEDFDIDQTYFSEAEKGLSRSKQFAHPVQPAPRIKLEPFTQKKSPSKSSKPSPVLAKDSQDSDTSSVLYVKPPSQDEIITIEETQPNKTDLFMKAIREERRKEDDARKSVLNVMGPSKRDIKKEELIPPRSDFNLLRKPLLKMPPAVPNERRCSDCTRQFQHLLNCGHSTDVARSKLPQNCRECRLAQLHETPPGFWNPEFTPTQL